In Candidatus Binatia bacterium, a single genomic region encodes these proteins:
- the ybgF gene encoding tol-pal system protein YbgF → MNRPYIVVFALAAAALPACVTPQQVDIIEREQRTLRSQTTTSRGDLDSIRASLADTSANVDQMRREINALKEKMEEVRYQLDRQIGRSTKEGDQRIKDLEAKVGKVGEELKAQAALLKQRDEEIRSLREGMQGRTAESAPPGAVTDPRDKAAPESEAAKKDYDDAWRLVERKEYRAAIPRLREFLKKHPNSALADNAQYWLGECYYGLKEYDQAILEFDAVRRRYPKGDKVPAALLKQGFAFAELGDKVDARLILQELVDRFPQSEEAGRAKQRLKTLGS, encoded by the coding sequence ATGAACCGTCCTTACATTGTTGTTTTTGCGCTGGCGGCCGCGGCGCTGCCCGCCTGCGTCACGCCGCAACAAGTGGACATCATCGAGCGTGAACAACGGACTCTCCGAAGTCAGACGACGACCAGCCGCGGCGATTTGGATTCTATTCGCGCAAGTCTTGCCGATACTTCCGCGAACGTCGACCAGATGCGCCGGGAGATCAACGCGCTCAAAGAAAAGATGGAAGAGGTTCGCTACCAGCTCGACCGGCAGATCGGCCGATCGACGAAGGAGGGGGACCAGAGAATCAAGGATCTGGAGGCGAAGGTCGGCAAGGTCGGCGAAGAGCTCAAAGCGCAGGCCGCTCTTCTGAAGCAGCGCGATGAAGAGATACGATCGCTCCGGGAAGGCATGCAGGGGAGGACGGCGGAGAGCGCGCCGCCCGGCGCCGTGACCGACCCGCGCGATAAAGCCGCCCCCGAGTCCGAAGCCGCCAAAAAAGATTACGACGATGCGTGGAGGCTCGTGGAGCGCAAAGAGTATCGAGCCGCGATTCCCCGGTTGAGAGAATTTCTCAAGAAGCATCCCAACAGCGCCCTCGCGGACAACGCGCAGTATTGGCTCGGCGAGTGCTATTATGGCCTGAAGGAGTACGACCAAGCGATCCTGGAGTTCGACGCGGTCAGGCGGAGATACCCCAAGGGCGATAAGGTGCCGGCGGCGCTGCTCAAGCAAGGATTCGCCTTCGCCGAGCTGGGCGACAAGGTGGACGCCCGTTTGATCCTACAGGAGCTGGTCGATCGCTTTCCCCAGTCTGAAGAGGCGGGGAGAGCGAAGCAGAGGCTGAAGACTTTAGGCTCGTAG
- the pal gene encoding peptidoglycan-associated lipoprotein Pal, translating into MFDRVNTLLWGTAFLAFLFVIGGCPKPTPTPQGDAASQGTAGGKGQQQSKTGESTTRGGSLEDASKGKLPVSDGPLKEVYFAYDSFDLRPDARATLKTNADWLKANPAARVEIEGHCDERGTNEYNLALGAKRAQAAKDYLITLGIPAARLSTISYGEELQVCKEQTEDCWQKNRRDRFVVTAGRPAS; encoded by the coding sequence ATGTTCGATCGGGTAAACACGCTGCTTTGGGGAACCGCCTTTTTGGCATTTCTTTTCGTCATAGGAGGCTGTCCAAAGCCTACTCCCACACCCCAGGGTGACGCAGCTTCCCAAGGCACGGCGGGTGGAAAAGGCCAGCAACAATCCAAGACCGGCGAGTCCACTACGCGCGGCGGAAGTCTGGAAGATGCGAGCAAGGGCAAGCTTCCGGTCAGCGATGGTCCGCTGAAAGAGGTTTATTTCGCTTATGACAGCTTCGATCTGCGTCCGGACGCGCGCGCCACGCTAAAAACAAACGCGGACTGGCTCAAAGCCAATCCGGCCGCTCGGGTCGAGATCGAAGGCCATTGCGACGAGCGCGGCACGAACGAGTACAACCTGGCGCTCGGCGCCAAGCGCGCGCAGGCGGCGAAGGATTATCTGATCACCTTGGGGATACCGGCTGCGCGGTTGTCCACGATCAGCTACGGCGAAGAGCTTCAGGTTTGCAAAGAGCAGACTGAGGACTGCTGGCAAAAAAACCGTCGCGACCGTTTTGTGGTCACCGCCGGACGTCCGGCTTCCTAA
- the tolB gene encoding Tol-Pal system beta propeller repeat protein TolB has product MLRRATLVIFTLLLAQAFSVRPLSPQVKGTIEGQTGRRYPIAISPLKNLGASDNNRRISESVADAIGNDLNLSGWFRVLDRSAFIDDPQQSGITLETINFKNWSTLGAESLVKGGFSVQGDDLTVELRLFDVYQSKQLVGKKYTGKVRDSRRIAHKFADEIINQFTGTPGPFNSRIAYVSKAGGSLKEVYVSHLDGSEKSQITNNRSINLSPAWSPDGRTVLYTSYKDGVRGLFLYDLTTGRETRISDRSGSSIGGKWSPDGQTIAVSFERGGNTDLYLLDRSGKILRRLTEDRGIDVSPSWSPDGNRLAFVSNRSGSPQIYIMDLGSGSVRRLTFSGSYNTSPDWSPKGDKIAYTSRVAGRFQVFTISVQGGEPQQLTSGSGDNEDPSWAPDGRFLAFASNRGGGRYRLYIMRDTGENQATLTASGSDDTNPSWSARLE; this is encoded by the coding sequence ATGCTTCGGAGAGCGACGCTGGTTATTTTTACTTTGCTGCTGGCGCAGGCTTTCTCCGTTCGGCCCCTTTCACCTCAGGTAAAAGGAACGATCGAAGGGCAAACCGGCCGCCGTTATCCCATCGCGATCTCGCCGCTGAAAAACCTGGGCGCGAGCGATAACAATCGCAGGATTTCGGAATCGGTCGCGGATGCCATCGGCAACGATTTGAATCTCTCGGGCTGGTTCCGCGTTTTGGACCGCTCGGCTTTCATCGATGATCCGCAGCAAAGCGGAATCACCTTAGAAACTATCAACTTTAAAAACTGGTCCACCCTCGGCGCCGAGAGTTTGGTCAAAGGCGGTTTCAGCGTGCAGGGAGACGACCTGACCGTCGAGCTTCGCCTGTTCGACGTGTATCAGTCCAAACAACTGGTCGGCAAAAAATACACCGGCAAGGTCCGCGATTCCCGCCGCATCGCGCACAAGTTCGCCGACGAGATCATCAATCAGTTTACCGGCACTCCGGGCCCCTTCAACTCGCGCATCGCCTACGTCTCGAAAGCCGGCGGCAGCCTCAAGGAAGTCTACGTCTCCCATCTCGACGGCAGCGAAAAAAGCCAGATCACCAACAACCGCTCGATCAATCTTTCTCCCGCGTGGAGTCCCGACGGCCGGACGGTTCTTTATACTTCTTACAAAGACGGAGTGCGGGGTCTTTTCCTGTATGATCTGACGACGGGAAGGGAGACTCGAATCTCCGACCGCAGCGGCTCGAGCATCGGCGGAAAATGGTCGCCCGACGGACAAACGATCGCCGTATCGTTCGAGCGCGGCGGCAACACCGATCTCTATTTGCTGGACCGCAGCGGAAAAATTCTCAGACGATTGACCGAAGACCGCGGCATCGACGTCTCGCCCTCGTGGTCGCCGGACGGCAATCGCCTGGCGTTCGTTTCCAATCGCAGCGGCAGTCCACAGATTTATATTATGGATCTCGGCAGCGGCAGCGTCCGAAGGCTTACGTTCTCGGGGTCCTATAACACTTCGCCGGACTGGTCGCCCAAGGGAGACAAGATCGCCTATACGAGCAGAGTCGCCGGGCGCTTCCAGGTTTTTACCATTTCCGTACAGGGCGGAGAACCGCAGCAACTCACCTCCGGCTCCGGAGACAACGAAGACCCTTCCTGGGCGCCGGACGGAAGATTTCTCGCCTTTGCGTCGAATCGCGGCGGCGGACGTTATCGTCTTTACATCATGCGCGACACCGGCGAAAACCAGGCTACATTGACAGCCTCCGGGTCTGATGATACAAATCCTTCATGGTCTGCGCGCTTGGAATGA
- the tolA gene encoding cell envelope integrity protein TolA, whose protein sequence is MAKTHLDPLPVSGRPSDHRDGGGRVWRWVFFSGVAHAVLIAVLLIVPFLPSKAPNYPVYTVDLVGGEKLGGGAGTSVAPAPKAKSVPEVKASPEIKEAKKEAKKAKEEVRPNPAELKETKKKLPDSRAEMALAAKAKKEKEEAEAEKTREKLKELRERRIAEALEAIRSRAKSQEQREQQQQQKAAATSTATGKEPGAAALGAGGTGGGIARGAEFVRYFNEMRERIKSGWTWAGRRTDLVASVRFSIQENGEIVGLKLVRGSGDSSYDDSVIRALRKANPLPPPPESHREEFTDVELAFTPKELGG, encoded by the coding sequence ATGGCGAAGACTCATCTGGATCCCCTGCCGGTTTCCGGAAGGCCATCCGATCACCGCGACGGCGGCGGACGGGTGTGGCGCTGGGTTTTCTTTTCGGGAGTGGCCCACGCCGTGCTCATCGCGGTTTTGTTGATCGTGCCGTTTTTGCCGAGCAAAGCTCCGAATTACCCTGTGTACACCGTGGATTTAGTCGGCGGCGAGAAGCTCGGCGGCGGAGCGGGCACCTCGGTCGCGCCGGCGCCCAAGGCGAAGTCGGTTCCGGAAGTGAAGGCTTCGCCGGAGATAAAAGAAGCCAAGAAGGAGGCCAAAAAAGCCAAGGAAGAGGTTCGACCGAACCCCGCCGAGCTGAAGGAGACCAAGAAAAAACTTCCGGACAGCCGCGCCGAGATGGCATTGGCGGCAAAGGCCAAGAAGGAGAAGGAAGAGGCGGAGGCGGAAAAAACCAGAGAAAAGCTCAAGGAGCTGAGGGAGAGACGGATCGCAGAGGCTTTGGAGGCGATCCGGAGTCGCGCCAAATCGCAGGAACAGAGGGAACAGCAGCAGCAGCAAAAGGCGGCGGCGACCAGCACCGCGACCGGCAAAGAACCCGGCGCCGCGGCCCTGGGCGCGGGAGGCACCGGCGGAGGAATCGCGCGAGGCGCCGAGTTCGTAAGATATTTTAACGAGATGCGCGAGCGGATCAAAAGCGGCTGGACCTGGGCGGGAAGGAGAACCGACCTGGTGGCGTCGGTGCGTTTCAGCATTCAGGAAAACGGAGAAATTGTAGGGCTGAAACTGGTCCGCGGTTCCGGCGATTCGTCCTACGATGACTCGGTGATCCGCGCGCTGAGAAAAGCCAATCCACTCCCTCCGCCTCCCGAGAGCCACCGCGAGGAATTTACCGACGTGGAACTGGCTTTTACTCCGAAGGAGCTGGGGGGGTAA
- the tolR gene encoding protein TolR has translation MAIDTSSQQGGSTTISQINVTPLVDVMLVLLVIFMVTAPILQQGVQVNLPQAKAGAIPGKEEQLVVVVNKNGRVYLNDTAMSVSDLGQKLRAIRGIKADKEVFLRADQDVRYGVVMKVVETIKQAGIQKVGMVTRPPQEGS, from the coding sequence ATGGCGATTGATACTTCGTCACAGCAGGGTGGATCGACCACGATCTCGCAGATCAACGTCACTCCACTCGTAGACGTGATGCTGGTGCTGCTCGTGATCTTCATGGTCACGGCGCCGATCCTTCAGCAGGGCGTGCAGGTGAATCTGCCACAGGCTAAGGCCGGCGCGATCCCGGGAAAAGAGGAGCAGCTCGTCGTTGTCGTCAACAAGAACGGCCGCGTTTATCTCAACGACACCGCGATGAGCGTCTCGGACCTGGGACAGAAGTTGCGCGCGATTCGCGGGATCAAGGCGGACAAAGAAGTTTTTCTCCGGGCGGATCAGGACGTGCGCTACGGCGTCGTGATGAAAGTGGTCGAGACGATCAAGCAGGCGGGCATTCAAAAAGTCGGCATGGTGACGCGCCCGCCGCAAGAAGGAAGTTAG
- the tolQ gene encoding protein TolQ, which translates to MMPSLWPLQLLAQNDLPVLQQHGILDLVRGSGALVQGVLYLLILFSVLSWGIIFSKLSQMRRAKSESEKFIEIFWDSRNLASIHDASRDLKSGPVAQVFRAGYEELLRVSRGKSSPGEGLTTELGGVDNVARAMKRATSVEITKLEKALTFLGTTASTTPFIGLFGTVWGIMNAFRGLSATHSSSIQAVAPGIAEALIATAAGLAAAIPALMAYNHFVQRIKVLTSDMDNFSHEFLNIAERHFLK; encoded by the coding sequence ATGATGCCTTCCTTGTGGCCGCTTCAATTATTGGCGCAGAACGATTTGCCGGTCCTCCAACAGCACGGGATCCTGGATTTGGTCAGAGGATCGGGTGCTCTGGTCCAAGGGGTGCTCTATCTCTTGATCTTGTTTTCGGTGCTGAGCTGGGGAATCATTTTTTCCAAGCTCAGTCAGATGCGCCGGGCCAAGAGCGAATCGGAAAAGTTCATCGAAATATTTTGGGACAGCCGGAACCTCGCGTCGATCCACGACGCCAGCCGCGATCTCAAATCCGGTCCCGTGGCGCAGGTGTTTCGCGCCGGCTACGAGGAGCTGCTCCGGGTCTCGCGCGGCAAGTCCTCTCCCGGCGAAGGGCTGACGACGGAGTTGGGCGGCGTGGACAACGTCGCGCGCGCGATGAAGCGGGCGACGAGCGTCGAGATCACGAAGCTCGAAAAGGCGCTCACGTTCCTCGGGACCACGGCGAGCACGACGCCGTTTATCGGCCTCTTCGGCACGGTCTGGGGAATCATGAACGCGTTCCGCGGTCTCAGCGCGACGCATTCTTCCAGCATTCAGGCGGTCGCTCCCGGCATCGCCGAGGCGCTGATCGCGACGGCGGCCGGCCTGGCGGCGGCAATCCCCGCGCTGATGGCCTACAATCATTTCGTTCAGCGGATCAAGGTCCTGACTTCGGATATGGACAATTTCTCGCACGAGTTCTTGAATATCGCGGAGCGGCACTTTTTGAAATAA